In a single window of the Bactrocera dorsalis isolate Fly_Bdor chromosome 2, ASM2337382v1, whole genome shotgun sequence genome:
- the LOC105231502 gene encoding uncharacterized protein LOC105231502, whose amino-acid sequence MLMPRLQYHLNGYNPDMSITLSMQHQQQHINQLLNTAATATGIVGDVDALLTPIQNNNAMPRNLWRTNEIMEMLIIMQEIKALEMLSVKTIKSELVFRKVERIMHLRGFRKKSHVQIWTKWKFLKSTYTTSRRNGIIPKMIPQPIYEELHKMLQNANSSCSGRSTSDCGNSNTSFDGDDSNGDTPNNCSNGSESKLVISGVEGGYSVADKSSLDSRVAGHESDEENGLAHPIFGFRLGLVKQEPADTGYECSGVKENESTASIQFQTEVKQEVTEEEDAPTISTSPSPQVPAEEQSKHQQPQRQSLPEIMILSRRSTRPSNTTNTSTTTSIPNVTSTPKSGISASQAQPEAANNTSSSAPLPPLRIARFAKMPPSEITTDSNINLPPPPLTINPSSHTLRLNSAYSSGTYAINGKGNSNNNVLTFTRKLANINPQTVTITTPGHQTAVHPYIRQQEVVMSDLNVAAVAPHEHRAPQPFYGFPDGPSTSQQAQQQQVQQIEARKRRLKASIMNAMPPKRVSHAPETLTKATSLQAKLDYSSQFKDDGLNDSSNEEDNSIYQAQPHHGGEQPSPDNTERNQGYTRLLQDMAISLRQMQREAINEFFKRQMKLAREEHEFQMRQDALLMQAFKEQAQQFQQMSKELLGSAVKLEKRKKRLEKQAQKQFTNNRKAHTRQMQARSGENVKVLLNGLNKAKVEHKEVLDESKKDVKVLMRNIHAQLELTEDDDEDDEQNRYEYDVSEYLQNNATDGMMQKPGGAQNTLEEKDCSEKNSITSDPIQILG is encoded by the exons ATGCTAATGCCAAGACTACAATATCACCTTAACGGTTATAATCCAGATATGAGCATAACATTAAGcatgcaacaccaacaacaacacattaatCAATTATTGAATACGGCAGCGACCGCCACCGGCATTGTAGGCGACGTGGATGCCTTACTTACGCCCATACAGAACAACAACGCCATGCCTCGCAATCTCTGGCGCACCAATGAAATCATGGAAATGTTGATCATTATGCAAGAAATAAAAGCGCTCGAAATGCTTAGCGTTAAAACTATAAAGAGCGAACTAGTATTTCGTAAAGTGGAAAGGATAATGCATTTACGTGGCTTCCGAAAGAAATCACATGTACAAATTTGGACCAAGTGGAAATTTCTCAAATCGACTTACACGACATCCCGTCGGAATGGCATAATACCAAAAATGATACCACAACCGATCTATGAGGAATTGCACAAAATGCTGCAAAACGCCAATAGCAGCTGCTCAGGCCGTTCGACCAGTGATTGTGGAAACTCAAACACATCATTCGATGGTGACGATTCAAATGGTGACACACCAAATAATTGTAgtaatggcagtgaaagcaaaTTGGTTATATCTGGTGTTGAAGGAGGATATAGTGTGGCGGACAAAAGTTCCTTGGATAGTCGTGTTGCTGGTCACGAATCAGACGAAGAGAATGGTCTGGCACATCCGATATTTGGTTTTCGTTTAGGACTAGTTAAGCAAGAACCGGCAGATACAG GTTATGAATGTTCAGGTGTTAAGGAAAATGAGTCAACAGCCAGCATACAATTTCAAACCGAAGTTAAACAAGAAGTAACAGAAGAAGAGGATGCACCAACAATATCGACATCGCCATCTCCGCAGGTACCAGCCGAAGAACAGTCAAAACATCAACAACCTCAACGACAATCTCTACCAGAAATAATGATATTAAGCCGACGATCCACACGCCCTTCAAACACTACCAACACATCCACTACCACATCAATACCAAACGTTACGAGTACGCCTAAATCAGGCATAAGTGCATCCCAAGCACAGCCGGAAGCTGCAAACAACACATCAAGTTCAGCACCATTACCACCGCTACGCATAGCCCGCTTCGCTAAGATGCCGCCCAGCGAGATTACGACCGATTCTAACATAAATTTACCACCGCCACCACTTACCATAAATCCGTCATCACATACATTACGACTTAATAGCGCATATAGTAGTGGCACATATGCCATTAATGGCAAAGGCAACTCCAACAACAACGTTTTGACATTTACGCGAAAACTTGCCAATATAAATCCACAGACAGTCACGATCACAACTCCAGGACATCAAACTGCCGTGCACCCTTACATACGTCAACAAGAAGTTGTAATGTCCGATCTTAATGTAGCTGCAGTGGCGCCACACGAGCACCGAGCACCTCAACCTTTTTACGGTTTCCCAGATGGACCGTCAACCAGTCAGCaggcacagcaacaacaagttcaACAGATCGAAGCACGAAAGCGACGTTTAAAGGCATCAATCATGAATGCAATGCCGCCAAAGCGTGTAAGCCACGCACCCGAAACGCTTACAAAGGCCACATCGCTACAAGCCAAATTGGATTATAGTAGTCAATTCAAAGACGATGGACTTAATGACAGTTCAAATGAGGAAGACAATTCTATATATCAAGCGCAACCGCATCATGGCGGAGAACAGCCTTCACCAGATAATACCGAACGCAACCAGGGCTATACGAGACTATTGCAAGATATGGCTATTTCGTTACGTCAAATGCAACGCGAGGCGATCAACGAATTTTTCAAGCGTCAAATGAAGTTGGCTCGAGAGGAACACGAATTTCAGATGCGACAAGATGCGCTCTTAATGCAAGCATTCAAAGAACAAGCTCAACAGTTTCAGCAGATGAGCAAAGAACTCTTGGGAAGCGCAGTAAAATTGGAAAAGCGTAAGAAGAGGCTGGAAAAACAGGCTCAGAAACAGTTTACGAATAATAGAAAAGCGCACACACGACAAATGCAAGCACGTTCTGGCGAAAATGTGAAGGTTCTACTCAACGGTCTAAACAAAGCAAAAGTTGAACATAAAGAAGTACTGGATGAGAGTAAAAAAGACGTCAAAGTACTAATGAGAAATATACACGCACAACTGGAGTTAACTGAAGACGACGATGAGGACGATGAACAAAATCGATACGAATATGATGTTAGCGAGTATCTGCAGAATAATGCTACTGACGGCATGATGCAAAAACCGGGTGGAGCGCAGAATACGCTAGAAGAAAAGGATTGTAGTGAAAAAAATAGCATTACCTCCGATCCCATACAAATACTTGGCTAA
- the LOC105231505 gene encoding 5'-3' exoribonuclease 2 homolog translates to MGVPAFFRWLSKKYACVIVDCVENKNLDPNTGQTIYEDATLPNPNGIEFDNLYLDMNGIIHPCTHPEDKPAPKNEDEMMVAIFECIDRLFGIVRPRKLLYMAIDGVAPRAKMNQQRSRRFRAAKETNEKRMEIQKIRDELLVKGYILPPEKTDEEHFDSNCITPGTPFMDRLSKCLHYYIHDRMNTNPAWKGIKVVLSDANVPGEGEHKIMDYIRKQRAQPDHDANTQHVLCGADADLIMLGLATHEPNFTIIREEFLPNKPRPCDICKQYGHEMQKCVGLGNASGSKDESFKPDVPINAEVRFIFVRLSVLREYLKKTLEMPNIPFKYDFERALDDWVFMCFFVGNDFLPHLPSLEIREGAVDRLVELYKKCVYKTGGYLTNSGEVNLQRVQMILTDLGNVEDNIFKERQRRELVFKARQKRQRENEYKAESLGVSSFFQPTAVNRGASNSQQAFNYKEEAVKLRTQNNKGVKRTAAEAGLDNDSDENDNDEVRLHEAGFKNRYYESKFDVGTNNQSFRYSVALQYVRGLCWVLKYYYQGCASWDWYFPYHYAPFASDFVNITGLSTSFDKGTKPFNPLEQLMGVFPAASSSHVPKPWATLMSDPDSPIIDFYPEDFKIDLNGKKFAWQGVALLPFVDERRLFKALKPFYKKLTEEEVRRNKRGDNRLYIGQLHHKFEWLKHQLKSLNSMDKEIKVVLDGMAGSILKAEDNIKISGTLKSPINGLTDIMSNEIITFRFRDPEYDSDFIFPAIRLTNAIDPPNVLNSRSEGQSGHNRPVIGFNRNLPTGHLSAGGHRMVQASLGRNSFNMGGNNRGHYPRGPNPQQNFQSRSGYNNFQNNHGNNFPGGNNYRNHQQNPHRGGHQNNRFQRYNPYGQPNNRF, encoded by the coding sequence ATGGGAGTTCCGGCATTTTTTAGATGGTTAAGTAAGAAATATGCATGTGTCATCGTTGATTGTGTAGAAAACAAGAATTTGGATCCAAACACCGGACAAACAATATACGAGGACGCTACACTACCAAACCCTAATGGAATTGAATTTGATAATCTTTATTTGGATATGAATGGTATTATACATCCATGCACACATCCTGAAGATAAGCCAGCCCCGAAAAATGAAGATGAAATGATGGTCGCGATATTTGAATGCATTGACAGATTGTTTGGTATTGTTCGCCctcgaaaattattatatatggcAATTGATGGTGTAGCGCCAAGGGCGAAAATGAATCAACAGAGGTCCCGGCGCTTCAGAGCTGCTAAGGAAACAAATGAAAAACGGatggaaatacaaaaaattagagACGAACTTTTAGTCAAGGGATATATACTTCCACCTGAAAAAACTGACGAGGAACACTTCGATTCCAATTGTATAACACCAGGTACACCTTTTATGGACAGATTAAGTAAGTGTTTACATTATTATATACACGACCGTATGAACACAAACCCAGCTTGGAAAGGAATAAAAGTAGTATTGTCAGATGCGAATGTCCCTGGTGAAGGTGAACACAAAATAATGGACTATATTCGAAAACAAAGGGCTCAACCAGATCACGATGCCAATACTCAACATGTACTTTGTGGTGCAGATGCAGATTTGATTATGTTAGGACTTGCTACTCATGAACCGAATTTCACAATCATACGAGAAGAGTTTCTACCAAATAAACCTCGCCCATGTGATATATGTAAACAATATGGACATGAAATGCAGAAGTGTGTAGGGCTAGGAAATGCAAGTGGGTCGAAAGATGAAAGCTTTAAACCTGACGTTCCCATAAACGCTGAAGTTAGATTTATTTTCGTAAGATTGAGTGTTCTTCGAGAATACCTTAAAAAGACATTAGAAATGCCTAATATACCatttaaatatgattttgaGCGTGCTTTGGATGATTGGGTTTTTATGTGCTTCTTTGTTGGAAATGACTTTTTACCACATTTACCAAGTCTTGAAATTAGAGAAGGCGCAGTGGATCGCTTGGtggaattgtataaaaaatgtgtatataagaCTGGTGGCTATTTAACGAATTCAGGAGAAGTCAATCTCCAACGTGTTCAAATGATTCTAACAGATTTGGGTAATGTTGAAGATAATATATTTAAAGAGAGACAACGCCGAGAGCTGGTATTTAAGGCAAGGCAGAAGCGCCAGCGAGAAAACGAATATAAAGCTGAAAGTCTTGGTGTGTCCTCATTTTTCCAACCAACAGCGGTAAATCGAGGAGCATCGAATTCACAACAAGCATTTAACTATAAAGAAGAAGCTGTAAAATTGAGAACTCAAAATAATAAAGGTGTTAAAAGAACTGCTGCAGAAGCAGGTCTTGATAACGATTCTGACGAAAATGACAATGACGAGGTTAGATTACACGAGGCTGGTTTCAAAAATCGGTATTACGAATCGAAGTTTGATGTTGGAACTAATAATCAAAGCTTTCGGTATTCAGTTGCTTTGCAATATGTGCGTGGACTTTGTTGGgttctaaaatattattatcaagGTTGTGCTTCATGGGATTGGTATTTTCCATACCATTACGCACCATTTGCATCCGATTTTGTGAATATTACTGGCTTATCAACCAGTTTTGACAAAGGCACAAAACCGTTTAATCCATTAGAACAGTTGATGGGAGTATTTCCCGCCGCCAGCTCTTCTCATGTTCCAAAACCATGGGCAACATTAATGTCTGATCCAGATTCACCAATTATCGATTTTTACCCAGAGGactttaaaattgatttaaatggaaaaaagtttgCTTGGCAAGGAGTAGCTTTACTGCCTTTTGTTGACGAGCGGAGGCTTTTTAAAGCACTTAaacctttttataaaaaactaacaGAGGAAGAAGTCCGGCGAAATAAGAGAGGCGACAACCGTTTATATATTGGGCAATTGCATCATAAATTTGAATGGTTGAAACATCAATTAAAATCACTTAATTCTATGGACAAAGAAATTAAGGTGGTTTTGGATGGAATGGCTGGAAGTATTTTAAAAGCAGAAGATAACATAAAAATCTCAGGCACATTAAAATCCCCAATAAATGGTTTAACTGATATAATGTCGAACGAAATTATAACCTTTCGTTTTCGGGATCCAGAATATGACagtgattttatttttcctgCCATACGTCTTACTAATGCAATAGACCCTCCAAATGTCTTAAACTCTAGATCAGAAGGTCAGTCTGGTCACAATAGACCAGTTATTGGTTTCAACAGAAACCTCCCAACTGGACATTTAAGTGCCGGTGGACACAGAATGGTCCAAGCCAGTTTGGGAAGAAACTCTTTTAACATGGGTGGAAACAATCGGGGACATTATCCGCGAGGACCAAATCCTCAACAGAATTTTCAATCTAGATCTGGTTAcaacaattttcaaaacaatcaTGGAAACAACTTCCCTGGTGGCAATAATTACAGAAACCACCAACAAAACCCACATAGAGGCGGGCACCAAAACAATAGATTTCAGAGGTATAATCCATATGGACAGCCCAACAATAGATTTTAA
- the LOC105231503 gene encoding cysteine-rich hydrophobic domain-containing protein 2 yields MADFDAIYEDEQLEEHYEDQMVAPVPEPIIIRGAGNMTVFGLSNRFNTEFPSGLVSRVAPEEFKATIGRINGILKKTLPVNVKWLFCGCVCCCCTLGCSLWPVICLSKRTQNTLDKLLEWENSHLYHKLGLHWRLHKQQCDSNSMMEYVLRIEFIPKTPIYRPD; encoded by the exons ATGGCTGACTTCGATGCAATTTATGAAGATGAACAACTGGAGGAGCACTATGAAGATCAAATGGTCGCACCTGTCCCAGAGCCAATCATTATACGAGGTGCTGGCAACATGACAGT aTTTGGTTTGAGTAATCGTTTCAACACAGAATTTCCCTCGGGTTTGGTTTCGCGGGTTGCACCTGAAGAATTCAAGGCAACAATCGGACGTATTAAtggtattttgaagaaaacaTTACCAGTAAACGTGAAATGGCTATTCTGCGGCTGTgtatgctgttgttgtacatTGGGTTGTTCTCTTTGGCCGGTCATTTGTTTGAGCAAACGG ACACAAAACACTCTTGATAAGCTGCTTGAATGGGAGAATAGCCATTTGTATCATAAACTAGGCCTACATTGGCGACTTCATAAGCAACAATGTGATTCAAATTCGATGATGGAGTATGTGCTGCGTATTGAATTTATACCGAAGACGCCTATTTATCGTCCGGATTAA